The proteins below are encoded in one region of Rhizobacter sp.:
- a CDS encoding GGDEF domain-containing protein, producing the protein MTEKLLRIVWVDRPEAPAFDLPEASVWGPFTETAVQDLGAQSSRDAIANAEAALLCLPSGAKAAPIPWAALSAVCADAAVLVLADTMDGATQQRLLNTGAEDVVLQADAASLAQRVRLAVQRKQVELEARKAYATDLGTGLPNRQQLIEHMSQLLALREREPKPVSVLAFRIEGLQGVESGHGVESANVVRRKIAVRLRAGVRASDVVASLGGDVFAVLLPSTESATDAEYVVQKLLRSLRDPFKIAGTEVPITAHVGVAQYPDDGKQPEPLLRHASTGALLGAYGMQDSAND; encoded by the coding sequence ATGACCGAGAAGCTGCTTCGTATCGTGTGGGTGGACCGCCCGGAGGCGCCGGCGTTTGACCTGCCGGAGGCGAGTGTCTGGGGCCCGTTCACCGAGACCGCCGTGCAGGACCTCGGCGCTCAATCGTCACGCGACGCGATCGCCAATGCCGAGGCCGCACTGCTGTGCCTGCCCTCCGGGGCGAAGGCCGCGCCGATCCCCTGGGCGGCGCTGTCGGCCGTGTGCGCCGATGCGGCGGTGCTGGTCCTGGCCGACACGATGGACGGCGCCACGCAGCAGCGGCTGCTCAACACCGGCGCGGAAGACGTGGTGCTGCAGGCCGACGCGGCGTCGCTCGCGCAGCGTGTGCGCCTGGCCGTGCAACGCAAGCAGGTCGAGCTGGAAGCCCGCAAGGCCTACGCCACCGACCTCGGCACCGGGCTGCCGAACCGGCAGCAGCTGATCGAACACATGAGCCAGCTGCTGGCCTTGCGCGAGCGCGAGCCCAAGCCGGTGAGCGTGCTGGCCTTCCGCATCGAGGGCCTGCAGGGCGTGGAGAGCGGGCATGGCGTGGAGTCGGCCAACGTCGTGCGCCGCAAGATCGCGGTGCGCCTGCGTGCCGGTGTGCGCGCGAGCGACGTGGTGGCGTCTCTCGGCGGCGACGTGTTCGCGGTGCTGTTGCCGTCCACCGAGTCGGCCACCGATGCCGAGTACGTGGTGCAGAAGCTGCTGCGCTCGCTGCGCGACCCGTTCAAGATCGCCGGGACCGAAGTGCCGATCACCGCGCACGTGGGCGTGGCGCAATACCCCGACGACGGCAAGCAGCCCGAGCCGCTGCTGCGGCATGCGTCCACCGGCGCGCTGCTCGGCGCCTACGGCATGCAGGACTCTGCTAACGATTGA
- a CDS encoding acyltransferase has protein sequence MMKILRRLLRYLALEHGRLGQLWLRFGKPSNHDNALYLGRWGGLHSVGRNTTITKGAVFTDPSYVRIGNNCGISEATFIGHDGSIRVLNNAYGVRLDAVGKIDVRDNSFIGYGAIIMPGVTIGPNSVVGAGAVVTKDVPPNTVVGAGPMRTLMSTEELVQRKLSKARSYPWYPLIEQRVGDFDPRLEPELLRQRVASFYGSDAALPAR, from the coding sequence ATGATGAAGATCCTGCGCCGCCTCCTTCGTTACCTTGCCCTTGAACATGGTCGGCTGGGCCAGCTCTGGCTGCGCTTCGGCAAGCCGTCGAACCACGACAACGCGCTGTACCTCGGCCGCTGGGGCGGGCTGCATTCGGTGGGCCGCAACACGACCATCACCAAGGGCGCGGTGTTCACCGATCCTTCCTACGTGCGCATCGGCAACAACTGCGGCATCTCCGAGGCCACCTTCATCGGGCACGACGGGTCGATCCGGGTGCTGAACAACGCCTACGGCGTGCGGCTCGATGCGGTCGGCAAGATCGACGTGCGCGACAACTCGTTCATCGGCTACGGCGCGATCATCATGCCGGGCGTGACCATCGGGCCGAACTCGGTGGTGGGGGCGGGCGCGGTGGTCACGAAAGACGTGCCGCCCAACACCGTGGTGGGCGCGGGCCCCATGCGCACGCTCATGAGCACCGAAGAGCTGGTGCAGCGCAAGCTCAGCAAGGCCCGCAGCTACCCGTGGTACCCGCTCATCGAGCAGCGTGTGGGCGACTTCGACCCGAGGCTCGAGCCTGAGCTGCTGCGCCAGCGCGTGGCGAGCTTCTACGGCTCCGACGCGGCGCTCCCGGCGCGCTGA
- a CDS encoding aspartyl/asparaginyl beta-hydroxylase domain-containing protein produces the protein MLLRHWVLLTFVASALYAHLRGRERFELKRALDFTILLAPINALMYLFSRVRASAYLDTRDFPELAPLAAHWQTIRDEALRLQDSGQIRAATGYNDIGFNSFFRTGWKRFYLTWYGKDMPSAQAQCPQTVALLKGIPSIKAAMFASLPPGARLTRHRDPYAGSLRYHLGLATPNDPGCYIEVDGQRYHWRDGEAVMFDETYIHHAENTTEHQRVVLFCDVERPLRSVAMRWFNRVFAKYVMAAASSQNVETEAESVGVINRFFRHLYALRLKAKALKASNRQLYYVGKWALIVALVWLLFW, from the coding sequence ATGCTGCTTCGACATTGGGTGCTTCTGACTTTCGTGGCGTCGGCGCTGTACGCGCACTTGCGCGGGCGCGAGCGCTTCGAGCTCAAGCGCGCGCTCGACTTCACCATCCTCTTGGCACCGATCAACGCGCTGATGTACCTCTTCTCGCGCGTGCGGGCCTCGGCCTACCTCGACACCCGCGACTTCCCCGAACTCGCACCGCTGGCCGCCCACTGGCAGACCATCCGCGACGAGGCCCTGCGCCTGCAGGACAGCGGGCAGATCCGTGCGGCCACCGGCTACAACGACATCGGCTTCAACTCGTTCTTCCGCACGGGGTGGAAGCGCTTCTACCTCACCTGGTACGGCAAGGACATGCCGTCGGCCCAGGCGCAGTGCCCGCAGACGGTGGCGCTGCTCAAGGGCATTCCCAGTATCAAGGCGGCGATGTTCGCGTCCTTGCCGCCGGGCGCACGCCTCACGCGCCACCGCGATCCGTATGCGGGCTCGCTGCGCTACCACCTGGGCCTGGCGACACCCAACGACCCGGGGTGCTACATCGAGGTCGATGGCCAGCGTTATCACTGGCGCGACGGCGAGGCGGTGATGTTCGACGAGACCTACATCCACCATGCCGAGAACACCACCGAGCACCAGCGCGTGGTGCTCTTCTGTGACGTGGAGCGGCCCCTGCGCTCGGTGGCGATGCGCTGGTTCAACCGCGTGTTCGCGAAGTACGTGATGGCCGCGGCGTCGAGCCAGAACGTCGAGACCGAAGCCGAGTCGGTGGGGGTCATCAACCGCTTCTTCCGCCATCTCTATGCGCTGCGCCTGAAGGCCAAGGCGCTGAAGGCCTCGAACCGCCAGCTCTACTACGTCGGCAAGTGGGCACTGATCGTGGCGCTGGTCTGGTTGCTGTTCTGGTGA